One genomic region from Campylobacter sp. RM5004 encodes:
- a CDS encoding DASS family sodium-coupled anion symporter gives MQEELFVDDRAKRLKSWLIIAIAIVSSVALYYLLPYDTNANKGLALLLFVAIMWFSEAIHISMTAILVPVIAIFIGVGKSNADGSFSAFSIKQALANFSDPTIFLFFGGFALATALHMQSIDKKIAMKILSLSKSHLGVAIIAICIATAALSMWISNTATAAMMLPLVMGILSELDPKKDRNTFVFALLCVAYSASIGGLGTIVGSPPNAIASQALGLDFASWMKIGTPLMLMILPLMIIVLYFVFRPNLSQKINMQIEEIPWTRPRVATLILFSVTALAWIFSKPLSKLTGIPFSDALIALSATTVIVVLHLATWEQISKGTDWGVLILFGGGLALSSILKDSGASLILGKEVARIFGDFSTLGIIFVVCTFIIILTEFTSNTASAALLVPVFATIASNMGMPKEILVMVIGVGASCAFMLPVATPPNAIVFGTGHIRQKDMIKAGGYLNIGCVIIISLFVYFYF, from the coding sequence ATGCAAGAAGAATTGTTTGTAGATGATAGAGCCAAAAGGCTTAAATCTTGGCTAATTATCGCTATTGCAATTGTTTCAAGCGTTGCTTTGTATTATTTGTTACCTTATGATACAAATGCAAACAAAGGTTTAGCTTTGTTACTTTTTGTAGCGATTATGTGGTTTAGTGAGGCTATTCATATTTCTATGACGGCTATTTTAGTTCCTGTTATTGCTATTTTTATCGGGGTAGGTAAAAGCAATGCTGATGGGAGCTTTTCTGCTTTTAGTATCAAACAAGCTTTGGCTAATTTTTCTGATCCTACTATATTTTTATTTTTTGGTGGTTTTGCACTAGCAACTGCACTTCATATGCAAAGCATTGATAAAAAAATTGCTATGAAGATTTTATCGCTTTCTAAATCTCATTTAGGAGTAGCTATAATTGCAATATGTATTGCAACTGCAGCCCTTTCAATGTGGATATCAAATACAGCAACAGCAGCTATGATGTTACCACTTGTAATGGGTATTTTAAGCGAGCTTGACCCTAAAAAGGATAGAAATACCTTTGTTTTTGCACTTTTATGCGTTGCGTATTCTGCTAGCATTGGAGGGCTTGGAACTATCGTTGGCTCACCACCTAATGCAATCGCTTCTCAGGCTTTAGGGCTTGATTTTGCATCTTGGATGAAAATAGGAACACCTTTAATGCTAATGATTTTACCTTTAATGATTATTGTTCTTTATTTTGTATTTCGTCCTAATTTATCACAAAAAATTAATATGCAAATAGAAGAAATCCCTTGGACAAGGCCAAGAGTTGCAACTTTGATATTATTTAGCGTAACTGCACTTGCGTGGATTTTTAGCAAACCACTTAGCAAACTAACAGGCATTCCGTTTTCTGATGCTTTAATCGCTCTTAGTGCAACTACTGTTATTGTGGTGCTTCATCTTGCGACTTGGGAGCAAATCTCAAAAGGAACTGATTGGGGAGTTTTAATATTATTTGGTGGTGGTTTAGCACTTAGCTCAATTTTAAAAGATTCAGGAGCTTCGCTTATTTTAGGTAAAGAAGTTGCAAGAATATTTGGAGATTTTTCTACTTTAGGAATTATTTTTGTAGTTTGTACTTTTATAATAATTCTTACTGAATTTACAAGCAATACTGCTTCAGCGGCTTTATTAGTTCCTGTATTTGCGACTATTGCTAGTAATATGGGAATGCCTAAAGAAATCTTAGTTATGGTAATAGGAGTTGGTGCAAGCTGTGCTTTTATGTTACCAGTTGCAACACCGCC